One part of the Flavobacterium johnsoniae UW101 genome encodes these proteins:
- a CDS encoding DUF6520 family protein yields MKSNVFKIGLPIAVIAFGLASAASTSSINSSSKPLAQNGYEHISISSACNVPVAFCDEIEGQNCTAPETGRQLYSQPSNCVTPLKRSNP; encoded by the coding sequence ATGAAATCAAATGTTTTTAAAATTGGTCTTCCGATTGCAGTGATTGCATTTGGTCTGGCCAGCGCGGCAAGTACAAGCTCGATCAATAGTAGTTCAAAACCACTGGCACAAAATGGTTATGAACATATTTCTATATCTTCAGCCTGTAATGTACCGGTAGCCTTCTGTGACGAAATAGAAGGTCAAAACTGTACAGCTCCTGAAACTGGACGTCAGCTGTATTCACAGCCATCGAATTGTGTAACCCC
- a CDS encoding MauE/DoxX family redox-associated membrane protein, with the protein MKVQFNFRSAVIEIICMLYVLLFVYAATSKLLDFQHFKIELGQSPLLSAFAEWIAVLVPAAEYITCLLLIIPRFRLTGLFLAYGLMVMFTVYIFIILNYTSFVPCSCGGVLEKLDWKSHMIFNLVFVCLAVLGILLHVRRNKMNGHQIKRVKIIRAFSAVTVCGICIVSILFIISENIIHYHNKLTRRFPQTPIQQEAVADLKLNSFYIAGVDDSHVYLGNTTAPLLVTTLNTRLFKTDEKMIDLARKDLPFRAVKISVQSPYFFVTDGTIPVVFRGRIQEWKAKLVFIGGEYFTTALALDSLTVAVVTNNSKTGDNVLGTITVGKNGKTILNPLILQKQVDGVFDTDGHLLYSKAMDKVVFLYYYRNQFTIADKSLKITDKGTTIDTITKAQLNIVRDKKHHQRKFSSPPLFVNKNCSLYRNLLFVNSAIPGRYEDDRIWKEASIIDVYNLNDKSYLMSFCIYNLEGKKMKSFTVLDDKIYVLVGTKIIRYKIGMKITSKYITKDK; encoded by the coding sequence ATGAAAGTCCAGTTTAATTTTAGGAGTGCGGTTATTGAAATTATCTGTATGTTATATGTCCTGCTTTTTGTCTATGCGGCAACAAGCAAATTATTGGATTTTCAGCATTTTAAAATTGAGCTAGGACAGTCGCCTTTACTGAGTGCGTTTGCAGAATGGATAGCGGTTCTGGTTCCGGCCGCTGAATATATTACATGCCTGCTTCTCATTATTCCAAGATTTAGGCTGACGGGATTATTCTTAGCTTATGGGTTAATGGTAATGTTTACGGTTTACATTTTTATTATTCTGAACTATACGTCCTTTGTGCCCTGTTCTTGCGGAGGAGTATTGGAAAAACTGGATTGGAAGTCACATATGATTTTTAATCTGGTCTTTGTATGCTTAGCTGTACTGGGGATTCTTCTTCATGTACGCAGAAATAAAATGAATGGTCATCAGATTAAAAGAGTAAAGATAATAAGAGCATTCTCGGCGGTGACAGTTTGCGGTATCTGCATAGTAAGTATATTGTTTATAATTTCAGAAAACATTATACATTATCACAATAAACTGACCAGACGCTTTCCACAGACACCAATTCAGCAGGAGGCGGTGGCCGATCTGAAACTGAATTCGTTTTATATTGCAGGGGTTGACGACTCACATGTTTATTTAGGAAATACCACCGCTCCTCTTTTAGTAACTACTTTAAATACGCGTTTATTTAAAACAGATGAAAAGATGATTGACCTGGCGCGCAAAGACCTGCCGTTCCGCGCCGTTAAGATCTCCGTGCAGAGCCCATATTTTTTTGTTACCGATGGTACTATTCCTGTTGTTTTTAGGGGAAGAATTCAAGAATGGAAAGCTAAACTTGTATTTATTGGAGGTGAATATTTCACGACGGCTTTGGCCTTGGATTCCTTAACGGTTGCCGTAGTCACTAATAATTCAAAAACGGGTGATAATGTTCTGGGTACCATTACCGTTGGCAAGAATGGAAAAACAATCTTAAATCCGTTAATACTGCAAAAGCAGGTGGATGGTGTTTTTGATACTGACGGCCATCTTCTTTACAGCAAAGCGATGGATAAGGTTGTGTTTCTGTACTACTATCGGAATCAGTTTACTATTGCGGACAAAAGTTTAAAAATTACGGACAAGGGGACTACAATTGACACGATAACAAAAGCCCAGTTAAATATTGTCCGGGATAAAAAGCACCACCAGCGAAAGTTTTCCAGCCCTCCTTTGTTTGTGAATAAAAACTGCAGCTTATATAGAAATTTACTTTTTGTTAATTCGGCTATACCAGGGCGTTATGAAGATGACAGAATATGGAAAGAAGCCAGTATTATAGACGTGTATAATTTAAACGACAAGAGCTATCTCATGAGCTTTTGCATATACAATCTGGAAGGTAAAAAAATGAAAAGTTTTACTGTACTGGATGATAAGATATATGTACTTGTAGGAACAAAGATCATTCGATATAAAATAGGGATGAAAATCACCTCAAAATATATAACAAAAGACAAATAA
- a CDS encoding plasmid mobilization protein, which yields MKEKNTTRTKWIHLRLTPDEMKILKIGFEKSLCPKMSDYARKNMLGKPVVLKYRNTSVDELVIEISRLRTELNAIGNNYNQAVKKLHSLGQISEFKNWILSFQQDRDKLFEAIENIKNCVLELVAKWSL from the coding sequence ATGAAAGAGAAAAACACCACCCGTACCAAATGGATCCACCTGCGCTTGACGCCAGATGAAATGAAAATTTTAAAAATCGGATTTGAAAAATCACTGTGTCCAAAAATGAGCGATTATGCCCGTAAGAATATGCTTGGAAAACCCGTCGTTTTAAAGTACAGAAATACATCCGTTGATGAATTGGTCATAGAAATCAGCAGACTTAGAACTGAGCTCAATGCCATTGGAAACAATTACAATCAGGCAGTAAAAAAACTGCATTCTCTTGGGCAGATTTCAGAATTTAAAAACTGGATTTTATCCTTTCAGCAGGACAGAGACAAACTGTTTGAAGCCATTGAAAACATAAAAAATTGTGTGCTGGAACTCGTTGCCAAATGGTCGCTGTAA
- a CDS encoding relaxase/mobilization nuclease domain-containing protein gives MVAVIKTGTSIRRIFHYNENKVSQDNALCIGAENYPADHDKMNVSFKINHLLSQLELNENVKRGSVHISLNFHPSETDLDAEKLIDIARSYMSGIGFGQQPYLVYQHFDAAHPHIHIISIKVRPDGKRIDMQNIGRNQSEAARIKIENDFNLVKAQGRVKEISYGIIPIETTAVNYGKLQSKKAVAKVLDFVLHNYQFRSLPQLNAVLNLYNVSADRGSENSRIFKAGGLVYRILDKEGNHTGVPIKASDFYSSPTLKFLEKKFEQNKLKNQCPGLRIKNAIRNIFEDGRPALPQLSEELDKIGISMVQRISSDGRLFGLTYVDHVTKQICNGSELGKEFSAAAISKKCSDSDSEIKNKASSPQLKALVEIKEILEMKKIPTAGLNEIIQTLFEKEFYCGHIPKEFKRKRKNRKRKGLSNN, from the coding sequence ATGGTCGCTGTAATTAAAACCGGAACATCGATCCGGCGCATTTTTCATTACAATGAAAACAAAGTTTCCCAGGATAATGCCCTGTGTATAGGAGCTGAAAACTATCCTGCCGATCATGATAAAATGAACGTCTCATTTAAAATAAACCATCTGCTTTCACAGCTTGAATTAAACGAGAACGTTAAGAGGGGAAGCGTGCATATTTCACTTAATTTTCATCCGTCTGAAACAGACCTGGATGCTGAAAAACTGATTGATATTGCCCGAAGTTATATGTCTGGAATCGGTTTTGGCCAGCAGCCCTATTTAGTCTATCAGCACTTTGATGCCGCTCATCCCCACATTCATATCATTTCGATAAAGGTGAGACCGGACGGGAAAAGGATTGACATGCAGAATATCGGTCGAAACCAGTCTGAGGCAGCGCGTATCAAAATAGAAAATGATTTTAACCTGGTAAAAGCACAGGGAAGGGTTAAAGAAATCAGTTATGGAATAATACCAATTGAAACAACTGCTGTAAACTATGGAAAATTACAGTCGAAAAAGGCTGTTGCAAAGGTGCTTGATTTTGTGCTTCATAATTATCAGTTTAGAAGTCTTCCCCAGCTCAATGCGGTTCTGAATCTCTATAATGTCAGCGCCGACAGGGGCTCTGAAAATTCAAGAATCTTCAAAGCTGGAGGGCTGGTCTACCGCATACTGGACAAGGAAGGAAATCATACCGGAGTTCCCATTAAAGCAAGTGATTTTTACAGCAGCCCTACACTTAAATTTCTGGAGAAAAAATTCGAGCAGAACAAACTTAAAAATCAGTGTCCTGGGCTTAGGATAAAAAATGCCATAAGGAATATTTTCGAGGATGGACGGCCTGCCCTGCCGCAGCTATCAGAAGAGCTTGACAAGATTGGGATTTCCATGGTACAAAGGATCTCTTCAGACGGCAGATTGTTTGGGCTGACCTATGTTGATCATGTTACAAAACAGATCTGCAACGGAAGTGAGCTAGGAAAGGAATTTTCTGCCGCTGCCATCTCAAAAAAATGCAGCGATTCCGATAGTGAAATAAAAAATAAGGCTTCCTCTCCACAGCTGAAGGCACTAGTTGAAATAAAGGAAATTCTGGAGATGAAAAAAATTCCGACAGCCGGCCTGAATGAGATTATACAGACCCTGTTCGAAAAGGAATTTTACTGTGGACATATTCCGAAAGAATTCAAGAGAAAAAGGAAAAACAGAAAAAGAAAAGGACTCTCCAATAATTAA
- the mobC gene encoding conjugal transfer protein MobC, with protein sequence MNTGENEQALRKILDMTRLISIVLLAIHFYYYGYFVFKQLGLVSQFSDRILENISRAGLFSYFHKSKLLALLFVLISLLGAKGRKNEKLKLKKAVLFLLAGLFFYFAGWFILQTGCSLEIVFLIYVLTTSSGLLLIITAGTLLTRIVSRSLNSRDIFNKENETFPQEERLLENEYSINLPAQYYLRDKIRKSWINIINPFRGVLVCGSPGSGKSYFVILHIITQHIAKGFSMFVYDFKFDDLTRIVYNAYLKHRHLYKVVPEFYVINFDDLSRTHRCNPLDPSSMTDITDAAESARTILLGLNREWIRKQGDFFVESPINFLTAVIWYLRKFNDGEFCTLPHVIELMQLDYKILFTLLRSEKEIEVLINPFVSAFLNNASEQLEGQIASAKISMARLSSPQLYYVLSGNDFTLDINNPDAPKIVCMGNNPQKIQTYGAVLSLYISRLVKLANRKDKLKSSLIFDEFPTVYLNNIDSLIATARSNKVSTTLGIQDLSQLKKDYGREQADVIMNITGNIISGQVTGDTAKQLSERFGKIMQERESLSINSSETSISRSRQLESAVPASKIASLSSGEFVGMTADNPDCKIELKTFHCEVLNDHNALRQEMDNYKEIEPIRNLDNAQVNRNYTMIREEIHELSESEMDRISESRHLKHLIIKKKN encoded by the coding sequence ATGAACACAGGGGAAAATGAACAGGCACTGAGAAAAATTTTAGATATGACCCGCCTGATAAGCATCGTGCTTCTAGCAATCCATTTTTATTACTACGGCTACTTTGTTTTCAAACAGCTCGGCCTGGTCTCGCAATTCAGCGACAGGATTCTTGAGAATATCTCCAGGGCAGGTTTATTTAGTTATTTCCACAAATCAAAACTGCTGGCGCTACTCTTTGTTTTGATTTCACTTCTCGGTGCAAAAGGAAGGAAAAATGAAAAATTAAAATTAAAGAAAGCGGTGCTTTTTCTGCTTGCCGGACTGTTTTTTTATTTTGCCGGCTGGTTTATTCTCCAGACTGGCTGCAGTTTAGAAATCGTTTTTCTGATTTATGTTTTAACCACCAGCTCTGGTCTGCTTTTAATAATTACAGCTGGTACCTTACTGACAAGGATTGTCAGCAGAAGCCTGAACAGCCGTGACATATTCAATAAAGAAAATGAAACCTTTCCGCAGGAAGAAAGACTCCTTGAAAATGAATATTCTATTAATCTTCCGGCGCAGTATTACCTTCGTGACAAGATTCGAAAAAGCTGGATCAACATCATAAACCCTTTCAGGGGCGTCCTGGTCTGCGGTTCGCCTGGATCCGGAAAATCATATTTCGTGATACTTCATATTATTACCCAGCATATAGCAAAAGGATTCAGCATGTTTGTCTATGATTTTAAGTTTGATGACCTGACCAGAATTGTATATAATGCTTATCTAAAGCACAGACATTTATACAAGGTTGTACCAGAGTTTTATGTCATTAATTTTGATGACCTCTCCCGCACCCATAGGTGTAATCCCCTAGACCCTTCCTCAATGACCGACATAACCGATGCAGCAGAATCAGCCCGTACCATCTTGCTTGGATTAAATCGTGAATGGATCAGAAAACAGGGTGATTTCTTTGTGGAGTCACCAATAAATTTCCTGACGGCGGTGATCTGGTATCTCAGAAAATTCAACGATGGAGAGTTCTGTACCCTGCCGCATGTCATCGAACTTATGCAGCTCGATTATAAGATTCTATTCACACTGCTGCGCTCTGAAAAGGAGATTGAGGTGCTGATCAATCCATTTGTCAGTGCGTTTTTAAATAATGCCTCCGAGCAGCTGGAGGGCCAGATTGCATCAGCAAAAATTTCAATGGCAAGACTTTCTTCTCCCCAGCTCTATTATGTGCTTTCCGGAAATGATTTTACCCTAGACATTAACAATCCTGATGCTCCAAAAATTGTGTGCATGGGGAATAATCCGCAGAAAATACAGACCTACGGAGCGGTACTTTCACTCTATATCAGCAGGCTTGTAAAGCTTGCCAATAGAAAAGACAAACTAAAAAGCAGTCTTATTTTTGATGAGTTTCCCACCGTCTATCTAAACAATATCGACAGCCTTATTGCCACCGCACGAAGCAATAAAGTAAGCACGACTCTGGGCATACAGGACCTGAGCCAGCTTAAAAAAGATTACGGCCGTGAACAAGCAGATGTGATCATGAATATCACCGGAAATATTATATCCGGACAAGTGACAGGAGATACCGCAAAACAGCTCTCCGAGCGTTTTGGAAAAATAATGCAGGAACGTGAAAGTCTTTCCATCAATAGTTCCGAGACTTCGATAAGCCGTTCTAGACAATTGGAATCCGCAGTCCCGGCCTCAAAAATAGCATCATTAAGTTCAGGTGAATTTGTAGGTATGACCGCCGATAATCCGGACTGTAAAATTGAGCTTAAGACATTCCACTGCGAGGTTTTAAACGACCATAATGCTCTTAGGCAGGAAATGGACAACTACAAGGAAATTGAACCAATCCGTAATCTGGACAATGCACAGGTGAACAGGAATTATACCATGATCAGAGAGGAAATCCATGAACTTTCTGAATCTGAAATGGACCGTATTTCCGAGAGCCGTCATCTGAAACATCTCATTATTAAGAAGAAAAATTAA
- a CDS encoding DUF1810 domain-containing protein, with protein sequence MYDLHRFIEAQSKTYDDALREIQNGKKQTHWMWFIFPQIKGLGFTDYNIFYGIENLHEAQRYYDHPVLGKRLVEITNALLEIENKSALEIMGKPDERKLRSCMTLFSLLPNASACFLHVLKKYYDGERDERTIEILRFQ encoded by the coding sequence ATGTATGACCTTCACCGATTCATTGAAGCCCAGAGTAAAACGTATGATGATGCGCTTAGAGAAATCCAGAATGGTAAGAAACAGACACATTGGATGTGGTTTATATTTCCGCAGATAAAAGGGCTGGGTTTCACGGATTACAATATATTTTATGGTATTGAAAACCTTCATGAAGCCCAGCGGTATTACGATCATCCTGTGCTGGGAAAAAGGCTTGTTGAGATTACAAATGCACTGCTTGAGATTGAAAACAAAAGCGCACTTGAAATTATGGGAAAACCGGACGAAAGAAAACTCAGGTCCTGTATGACTTTATTTAGCCTTCTGCCCAATGCATCTGCCTGTTTTTTACATGTGCTTAAGAAATACTATGATGGAGAAAGGGATGAAAGAACTATTGAAATCCTTCGATTTCAATAA
- a CDS encoding DUF6965 family protein — protein MNPEEIKRYFESSPPPLEVDWKPWAKITDSQLFLKSCYTGIRTFNGPLDMCPAWWHLRDFYILKKKTAQQDAVEKTEEEAAEYSAEKAPAKTQSAS, from the coding sequence ATGAATCCGGAAGAAATTAAACGATACTTTGAAAGCAGTCCCCCGCCTTTGGAGGTAGACTGGAAGCCATGGGCAAAAATCACAGACTCGCAGCTTTTCCTAAAAAGCTGTTACACAGGAATACGCACCTTTAATGGGCCGCTTGACATGTGCCCGGCGTGGTGGCATCTGAGAGACTTTTATATTCTCAAGAAAAAGACTGCGCAGCAGGATGCCGTGGAGAAAACAGAAGAGGAAGCCGCTGAGTATTCTGCTGAAAAAGCTCCTGCAAAAACTCAATCCGCATCATAA
- a CDS encoding response regulator: MLQQNNSYKIIFHADDDEDDRMLFMDAVTELNLPIKVQQAEDGQKLLNCLYSPELEIPEIVFLDINMPGKSGFECLEEIRNWEDPLKQIKIVMLSTSSNIENVELSYKLGADLYAVKPSTFHALKSLLTEILKLQWNASWNKKQFLVT; encoded by the coding sequence ATGTTGCAACAAAATAATTCTTATAAGATTATTTTTCACGCAGATGATGATGAGGATGACAGAATGCTGTTTATGGATGCGGTCACTGAGCTCAATCTGCCAATTAAGGTGCAGCAGGCCGAAGACGGGCAGAAACTTCTTAACTGCCTGTACAGTCCCGAATTAGAAATTCCCGAAATTGTATTTCTTGATATTAATATGCCCGGTAAAAGCGGATTTGAATGTCTTGAGGAAATACGAAATTGGGAAGATCCTTTGAAACAGATAAAAATAGTTATGCTTTCAACGAGCAGCAATATTGAAAATGTTGAGCTCTCTTATAAACTAGGAGCTGATCTTTATGCCGTTAAACCCAGCACGTTTCACGCGCTTAAAAGTCTTCTTACGGAAATCCTCAAATTGCAGTGGAATGCCTCCTGGAATAAAAAACAGTTTCTTGTTACTTGA
- the dinB gene encoding DNA polymerase IV yields MTRAIVHIDMNTFFVSCERLTNSELNGIPLIIGGGERGVVASCSYEARKFGVRSAMPIHMAMKLCPQAKIMKGDMELYSRLSHDITEIIQEKAPVVEKASIDEFYLDITGMDKFYGSYKWTDELAQRITKETGLPLTFALSINKTVSKIGTGEGKQKQNLEIPEHLVQSFLNPLSIRKIPMVGQKTFELLSRIGIRTIQTLSEMPAESLQQMIGKNGTELWKKANGIDNNPVEPYTERKSISTEHTFSQDTIDVLKLNRILQGMVEKLAYQLREEEWLTSTVTVKIRYANFDTETKQSRVPYTSADHILTQTVTDLFAKLYQRRMRLRLIGVRFSGLVRGTYQIDLFNDTEEMLALYQAMDRMKTRYGFDAVMRCAGASFKPNNKDEILKRKK; encoded by the coding sequence ATGACAAGGGCAATTGTACACATTGACATGAACACGTTTTTCGTTTCCTGCGAAAGACTAACCAATTCTGAACTTAACGGGATTCCTCTGATTATCGGCGGAGGAGAAAGGGGCGTGGTGGCTTCGTGTTCCTACGAGGCCAGAAAATTCGGCGTGCGGTCCGCCATGCCCATTCACATGGCCATGAAATTGTGCCCGCAGGCCAAAATAATGAAAGGCGACATGGAACTTTATTCCAGGCTCTCCCACGACATTACCGAGATAATCCAGGAAAAAGCGCCCGTGGTAGAAAAGGCAAGTATTGACGAGTTTTATCTCGACATCACCGGAATGGACAAATTTTACGGCAGCTACAAATGGACCGATGAGCTGGCGCAGCGCATCACAAAAGAAACAGGCCTACCCCTCACCTTTGCACTTTCAATAAACAAGACGGTATCCAAAATAGGAACAGGTGAAGGAAAGCAGAAACAGAATCTTGAAATTCCCGAACATCTGGTGCAGTCTTTTTTAAATCCGCTCTCGATTAGAAAAATCCCTATGGTCGGCCAGAAAACCTTTGAGCTTCTTTCCCGCATCGGCATCCGCACCATCCAGACACTGTCTGAAATGCCAGCCGAATCACTCCAGCAGATGATCGGCAAAAACGGCACGGAACTCTGGAAAAAAGCCAATGGAATTGACAACAATCCTGTAGAGCCCTACACGGAAAGAAAATCAATTTCAACCGAACATACCTTCTCACAGGACACCATTGATGTATTGAAGCTGAACAGGATCCTTCAGGGCATGGTGGAGAAACTGGCCTATCAGCTCCGCGAGGAAGAGTGGCTCACCTCAACGGTGACCGTCAAAATAAGGTACGCCAATTTTGATACCGAAACCAAGCAGTCCCGTGTGCCTTACACCTCAGCGGATCATATTCTGACCCAGACCGTGACGGATCTCTTTGCCAAACTCTACCAGCGCCGCATGAGACTGCGCCTTATCGGTGTGCGATTCAGCGGCCTTGTCAGGGGAACCTATCAAATCGACCTGTTCAATGACACCGAAGAAATGCTCGCGCTCTATCAGGCCATGGACAGGATGAAGACCCGTTACGGATTTGATGCCGTGATGCGATGCGCCGGCGCATCTTTCAAACCCAATAATAAAGACGAAATTTTAAAACGCAAAAAATAA